Proteins encoded in a region of the Nicotiana tomentosiformis chromosome 9, ASM39032v3, whole genome shotgun sequence genome:
- the LOC138899248 gene encoding uncharacterized protein, which yields MHQAASNVNNKIWVYWDKEFTASVIDHDEQKLTIDMRYVENKNHFFLTVIYAKCTPILIRPLWEVLRHKSAIYDSPWCVIGDFNVIVFVEEKIGGILYQMSKSMDFLYMIEDCGLVDLGFYGPKYTWSNGRGQGSIVWKRLDRGLVNDQWLSAFPSTSVSHLASTGSDHNPILMKINIRHDTRNKYFRFLNFWVDNVNFKPFVKDIWDKQVNGSAMWVFHQKLKALCTGLSRWSRQEYGDIFQKAKEFEEQVKAAEMVLA from the coding sequence ATGCACCAAGCGGCTTCTAATGTTAATAATAAAATTTGGGTTTATTGGGACAAAGAGTTCACTGCCTCAGTGATTGATCATGATGAACAAAAACTCACCATAGATATGAGATATGTTGAAAATAAAAACCACTTCTTCCTCACAGTAATCTATGCCAAATGTACCCCAATTCTGATAAGACCTCTCTGGGAGGTGTTGAGGCACAAATCTGCCATCTATGACTCTCCATGGTGTGTAATTGGAGACTTCAATGTTATTGTCTTTGTTGAAGAGAAAATAGGGGGAATCCTATACCAAATGAGCAAGAGTATGGACTTTCTCTACATGATTGAAGACTGCGGACTAGTCGACCTGGGTTTTTATGGTCCTAAATACACCTGGTCCAATGGTAGAGGGCAAGGCTCTATTGTTTGGAAAAGATTAGATAGAGGTCTTGTGAATGATCAATGGTTATCTGCATTCCCTTCTACTTCTGTCTCCCATTTAGCCTCAACAGGGTCTGACCACAATCCCATTCTCATGAAAATCAATATTAGACATGACACTAGAAACAAGTACTTTAGATTTCTTAACTTCTGGGTTGATAATGTTAACTTCAAACCATTTGTTAAAGACATCTGGGACAAACAAGTGAATGGGAGTGCTATGTGGGTATTTCACCAAAAACTTAAGGCACTCTGCACTGGTCTAAGTAGATGGTCCAGACAAGAATATGGTGACATCTTCCAAAAAGCAAAAGAATTTGAAGAACAAGTAAAGGCAGCAGAAATGGTTCTGGCTTAG